Proteins from a single region of Shinella zoogloeoides:
- a CDS encoding precorrin-2 C(20)-methyltransferase, with protein sequence MTMTGRLYGVGTGPGDPELLTLKAVRAIGEADVLAYFAKAGRSGNGRAIVEGLLKSGMVELPLYYPVTVEIDKEHDDYKSQITAFYDASAAAVAEHLAAGRTVAILSEGDPMFYGSYMHLHVRLAGRFPTEVIPGITAMSGCWSLSGLPIVQGDDVLSVLPGTMGEEQLSRRLGDTEAAVIMKVGRNLPKIRRALANAGRLGEAVYVERGTTPSGKSMRLSEKLDDTAPYFSLVLVPGWSGRP encoded by the coding sequence ATGACTATGACGGGACGACTCTATGGCGTGGGCACCGGCCCGGGCGATCCGGAACTCCTGACGCTGAAGGCCGTGCGGGCTATCGGCGAAGCCGATGTGCTGGCCTATTTCGCGAAGGCGGGCCGCTCCGGCAATGGCCGCGCCATCGTCGAGGGCCTTCTGAAGTCCGGCATGGTGGAGCTGCCGCTCTACTATCCGGTGACGGTCGAGATCGACAAGGAGCACGACGACTACAAGAGCCAGATCACGGCCTTCTACGATGCTTCCGCCGCCGCCGTCGCGGAACACCTTGCCGCCGGCCGCACGGTCGCGATCCTCTCCGAGGGCGACCCGATGTTCTACGGCTCCTACATGCATCTGCATGTGCGCCTTGCCGGCCGGTTCCCGACGGAGGTCATACCCGGCATCACCGCCATGTCCGGCTGCTGGTCGCTCTCCGGCCTGCCAATCGTGCAGGGCGACGACGTGCTCTCCGTGCTGCCCGGCACGATGGGTGAGGAGCAATTGTCGCGCCGGCTCGGAGATACCGAGGCCGCCGTCATCATGAAGGTCGGGCGCAACCTGCCGAAGATCCGCCGGGCGCTTGCCAATGCCGGGCGGCTCGGCGAGGCGGTCTATGTGGAGCGCGGCACCACGCCCTCAGGCAAGTCCATGCGCCTTTCCGAAAAGCTCGACGATACCGCGCCCTATTTCTCGCTGGTGCTCGTGCCCGGCTGGAGCGGCCGTCCATGA
- the metH gene encoding methionine synthase, with product MANSPLDALFGPEQPPRDGKEIRAALEAAARERILVLDGAMGTEIQTLKLVEEDFRGDRFGDCACHQQGNNDLLTLTQPGAIEDIHYRYALAGADILETNTFSSTTIAQADYGMEDMVYELNRDGARLARRAGLRAQQKDGRRRFVAGALGPTNRTASISPDVNNPGYRAVTFDNLRTAYADQVRGLIDGGADIILIETIFDTLNAKAAIFATREVFEEKGIDLPVMISGTITDLSGRTLSGQTPEAFWNSVRHADPFSIGLNCALGANAMRAHLAEISSVAQTFVCAYPNAGLPNAFGLYDETPEEMAAQIEGFMRDGLVNVVGGCCGSTPDHIRAIAEAAARHKPRKIPDIPRHMRLSGLEPFTLTEAIPFVNVGERTNVTGSAKFRKLITAGDYAAALDVARDQVANGAQIIDINMDEGLIDSGRAMTEYLNLVAAEPDIARVPVMIDSSKWEVIEAGLKCVQGKPLVNSISLKEGEEAFLHHAKLVRAYGAAVVVMAFDETGQADTKARKVEICTRAYKLLTEVAGLAPEDIVFDPNIFAVATGIEEHDNYGVDFIEATRDITATLPHVHISGGVSNLSFSFRGNEPVREAMHAVFLYHAIQAGMDMGIVNAGQLAVYDTIEPELREACEDVVLNRVPKAGGTATERMLEIAERFKGAGGKEAKERDLAWREWPVEKRLEHALVNGITEFVEEDTEEARQNAERPLHVIEGPLMAGMNVVGDLFGAGKMFLPQVVKSARVMKQAVAVLLPYMEAEKRANGGSGERQSAGKILMATVKGDVHDIGKNIVGVVLACNNYEIIDLGVMVPATKILETAKAEKVDIIGLSGLITPSLDEMVHVAAEMEREGFDIPLLIGGATTSRVHTAVKIHPRYERGQAVYVTDASRAVGVVGSLLSPEMKLGYVETLKAEYRKVADAHARSEAEKQRLPITRARDNAFKADWSAYQPKTPSFLGTRVFQDWDLADLARYIDWTPFFQTWELKGVYPKILDDEKQGPAARQLFADAQAMLEKIVTEKWFTPKAVVGFWPAGVVGDDIRLFTDEARKAELATFFTLRQQLSKRDGRPNVALSDFVAPVDSGKEDYLGGFVVTAGIGEIAIAERFERANDDYNSILVKALADRFAEAFAERMHEYVRRELWGYAPDETFGPTDLIGEPYAGIRPAPGYPAQPDHTEKTTLFHLLDAEKEIGVTLTESYAMWPGSSVSGLYIASPESYYFGVAKVERDQVEDYARRKGMEIAEVERWLGPVLNYIPTTARENAA from the coding sequence ATGGCCAACTCCCCCCTGGACGCCCTTTTCGGGCCTGAACAGCCACCCCGCGACGGCAAGGAGATTCGTGCCGCCCTTGAGGCCGCCGCCCGCGAACGCATCCTCGTTCTCGATGGCGCGATGGGCACGGAAATCCAGACGCTGAAGCTGGTGGAGGAGGATTTCCGCGGCGACCGCTTCGGCGACTGCGCCTGCCACCAGCAGGGCAACAACGACCTGCTGACCCTCACCCAGCCGGGCGCGATCGAGGACATCCACTATCGCTATGCGCTTGCCGGCGCCGATATCCTCGAGACCAACACCTTCTCCTCCACCACCATCGCCCAGGCCGACTACGGCATGGAAGACATGGTGTATGAGCTGAACCGCGACGGCGCGCGCCTTGCCCGCCGCGCCGGCCTGCGTGCGCAGCAGAAGGACGGCCGCCGCCGCTTCGTCGCCGGCGCGCTCGGCCCGACCAACCGCACCGCCTCCATCTCGCCGGACGTCAACAATCCCGGCTACCGCGCCGTCACCTTCGACAACCTGCGCACCGCCTATGCCGATCAGGTGCGCGGCCTCATCGACGGCGGGGCCGACATCATCCTGATCGAGACGATCTTCGACACGCTGAACGCCAAGGCCGCGATCTTCGCGACGCGCGAAGTGTTCGAGGAAAAGGGCATCGATCTGCCCGTCATGATCTCCGGCACGATCACCGACCTTTCCGGCCGCACCCTTTCCGGCCAGACGCCGGAGGCCTTCTGGAACTCGGTGCGCCATGCCGATCCCTTCTCCATCGGCCTCAACTGCGCGCTCGGCGCCAATGCCATGCGCGCCCATCTCGCAGAAATTTCCTCCGTCGCGCAGACCTTCGTCTGCGCCTATCCCAATGCCGGCCTGCCGAACGCCTTCGGCCTTTACGACGAGACGCCGGAGGAAATGGCCGCGCAGATCGAAGGCTTCATGCGCGATGGCCTTGTCAATGTCGTCGGCGGCTGCTGCGGCTCGACGCCGGATCATATCCGCGCCATCGCCGAGGCCGCCGCGCGCCACAAGCCGCGCAAAATCCCCGATATTCCCCGCCACATGCGCCTTTCCGGCCTCGAGCCCTTCACGCTGACCGAGGCCATTCCCTTCGTGAATGTCGGCGAGCGCACCAACGTCACCGGCTCGGCGAAATTCCGCAAGCTGATCACCGCGGGCGACTATGCGGCCGCCCTCGACGTCGCCCGCGACCAGGTAGCGAACGGCGCGCAGATCATCGACATCAACATGGATGAGGGCCTGATCGATTCCGGCCGGGCGATGACGGAATATCTCAACCTCGTCGCCGCCGAGCCGGACATCGCCCGCGTCCCCGTCATGATCGACAGCTCCAAATGGGAAGTGATCGAGGCGGGCCTGAAATGCGTGCAGGGCAAGCCGCTGGTCAACTCGATCTCCCTGAAGGAAGGCGAGGAAGCCTTCCTGCACCACGCGAAGCTCGTGCGCGCCTATGGCGCGGCCGTCGTCGTCATGGCCTTCGACGAGACCGGGCAGGCCGATACCAAGGCGCGCAAGGTGGAAATCTGCACCCGCGCCTACAAGCTCCTGACCGAAGTCGCCGGCCTCGCCCCGGAAGACATCGTCTTCGACCCGAACATCTTCGCCGTCGCCACCGGCATCGAGGAGCACGACAATTACGGCGTCGACTTCATCGAGGCGACGCGGGACATCACCGCGACGCTGCCGCATGTGCATATCTCCGGCGGCGTCTCCAACCTCTCCTTCTCCTTCCGGGGCAACGAGCCGGTGCGCGAGGCGATGCACGCCGTCTTCCTCTACCATGCCATCCAGGCGGGCATGGACATGGGCATCGTCAATGCCGGCCAGCTTGCCGTCTACGACACGATCGAGCCGGAACTGCGCGAGGCCTGCGAGGATGTGGTGCTGAACCGCGTGCCCAAGGCCGGCGGCACCGCCACCGAGCGCATGCTCGAGATCGCCGAGCGCTTCAAGGGCGCGGGCGGCAAGGAGGCCAAGGAGCGCGACCTCGCCTGGCGCGAATGGCCGGTGGAAAAGCGGCTGGAACACGCCCTCGTCAACGGCATCACCGAATTCGTGGAAGAAGACACGGAAGAGGCCCGCCAGAATGCCGAGCGACCGCTGCATGTCATCGAGGGCCCGCTGATGGCCGGCATGAACGTTGTCGGCGACCTTTTCGGCGCAGGCAAGATGTTCCTGCCGCAGGTGGTGAAATCCGCCCGCGTGATGAAGCAGGCCGTCGCCGTTCTGCTGCCCTACATGGAGGCCGAAAAGCGCGCCAATGGCGGCAGCGGCGAACGGCAGAGCGCGGGGAAAATCCTGATGGCCACCGTCAAGGGCGACGTACACGATATCGGCAAGAACATCGTCGGCGTCGTGCTCGCCTGCAACAATTACGAGATCATCGACCTCGGCGTCATGGTGCCGGCAACGAAGATTCTTGAAACCGCGAAGGCGGAGAAGGTCGACATCATCGGCCTTTCCGGCCTCATCACCCCCTCGCTGGACGAGATGGTGCATGTCGCCGCCGAAATGGAGCGCGAGGGCTTCGACATTCCCCTCCTCATCGGCGGGGCGACGACCAGCCGTGTCCACACGGCGGTGAAGATCCACCCCCGCTACGAGCGCGGTCAGGCCGTCTATGTCACCGACGCCAGCCGAGCCGTCGGCGTCGTCGGCAGCCTGCTTTCGCCCGAGATGAAGCTCGGCTATGTCGAGACGCTGAAGGCGGAATACCGCAAGGTGGCCGACGCCCATGCACGCAGCGAGGCGGAAAAGCAGCGCCTGCCCATAACCAGGGCCCGCGACAACGCCTTCAAGGCCGACTGGTCCGCCTACCAGCCCAAGACGCCGTCCTTTCTCGGCACGCGCGTCTTCCAGGACTGGGACCTCGCGGACCTCGCCCGCTACATCGACTGGACCCCGTTCTTCCAGACCTGGGAACTGAAGGGCGTCTATCCGAAAATCCTCGACGACGAGAAACAGGGCCCCGCCGCCCGCCAGCTCTTCGCCGACGCACAGGCGATGCTGGAAAAGATCGTCACCGAAAAATGGTTCACGCCGAAGGCCGTCGTCGGCTTCTGGCCGGCCGGAGTGGTGGGCGACGATATCCGTCTCTTCACCGACGAGGCGCGCAAGGCGGAGCTTGCCACCTTCTTCACACTTCGCCAGCAGCTTTCCAAGCGCGACGGCCGGCCCAACGTGGCGCTCTCCGATTTCGTCGCACCCGTCGATAGCGGCAAAGAGGATTATCTGGGCGGCTTCGTCGTCACCGCCGGCATCGGCGAGATCGCCATTGCCGAGCGCTTCGAGCGGGCGAACGACGATTACAACTCGATCCTCGTCAAGGCGCTGGCCGACCGCTTCGCCGAGGCCTTCGCGGAGCGCATGCATGAATATGTGCGCCGGGAACTCTGGGGCTACGCCCCGGACGAGACCTTCGGCCCGACCGACCTGATCGGCGAGCCCTATGCCGGCATCCGCCCCGCGCCGGGCTATCCCGCCCAGCCGGACCATACGGAAAAGACGACGCTCTTCCACCTGCTCGACGCAGAGAAGGAAATCGGCGTGACGCTGACGGAGAGCTACGCCATGTGGCCCGGCTCCTCCGTCTCCGGCCTCTACATCGCCTCGCCCGAAAGCTACTATTTCGGCGTCGCCAAGGTGGAGCGCGACCAGGTGGAGGACTATGCCCGCCGCAAGGGCATGGAAATCGCCGAAGTGGAACGCTGGCTCGGCCCGGTGCTCAACTACATCCCGACGACCGCGCGGGAAAACGCGGCCTGA
- a CDS encoding precorrin-8X methylmutase — MTDYDYIKDGTAIYEKSFAIIRAEADLSRFSEAESDVAVRMIHAAGLVEAAAHFVFSPDFVGSARTALQAGAPIFCDAEMVARGVTAARLPANNDVICTLRDPRTPEIAKEIDNTRSAAAIRLWLERMAGSVVAIGNAPTALFYLLELLRDGAPKPAAILGMPVGFVGAAESKDALAENSYGVPFAIVRGRLGGSAMTAAALNSLARPGV, encoded by the coding sequence ATGACAGACTACGACTACATAAAAGATGGCACCGCCATCTATGAAAAATCCTTCGCGATCATCCGCGCCGAGGCCGATCTTTCCCGCTTTTCCGAGGCGGAATCGGATGTCGCCGTGCGCATGATCCATGCGGCCGGTCTTGTCGAGGCGGCGGCGCATTTCGTCTTCTCGCCGGATTTCGTGGGCTCGGCCCGCACGGCGCTTCAGGCCGGCGCGCCGATCTTCTGCGATGCCGAAATGGTGGCGCGCGGCGTCACCGCCGCCCGCCTGCCGGCAAACAATGACGTGATCTGCACGCTGCGCGACCCGCGCACGCCGGAGATTGCCAAAGAGATCGACAACACCCGCTCGGCCGCCGCCATCCGCCTCTGGCTGGAGCGCATGGCCGGTTCGGTCGTCGCCATCGGCAATGCGCCGACAGCCCTTTTCTATCTGCTGGAACTCCTGCGCGACGGCGCGCCAAAACCGGCGGCGATCCTCGGCATGCCGGTCGGCTTCGTCGGCGCGGCGGAATCGAAGGATGCGCTGGCGGAAAATTCCTACGGCGTGCCCTTCGCCATCGTGCGCGGCCGCCTCGGCGGCAGCGCCATGACGGCCGCCGCCCTCAATTCGCTGGCAAGGCCGGGAGTATGA
- a CDS encoding precorrin-3B C(17)-methyltransferase — protein MTGRLHVIGTGPGNPDQMTPEALRAVEASTEFFGYFPYIDRLNLRPDQIKVASDNREELNRAEAALARAATGVNVCVVSGGDPGVFAMAAAVCEAIDAGPEEWKSVDLVVVPGVTAMLAVAARIGAPLGHDFCAISLSDNLKPWEIIERRLRMVAEAGLVIALYNPISKARPWQLGKAFEILREVLPGETPVIFGRAAGRPDERMLVMPLGEAEAERADMATCVVIGSPETRVIARPDLPDLVYTPRFLKAPSK, from the coding sequence ATGACCGGCAGGCTCCATGTGATTGGCACCGGCCCCGGCAATCCGGACCAGATGACGCCGGAGGCGCTGCGTGCCGTCGAGGCCTCGACCGAGTTCTTCGGCTATTTCCCCTATATCGACCGGCTGAATCTGCGGCCGGACCAGATCAAGGTCGCTTCCGACAATCGCGAGGAACTGAACCGTGCCGAGGCGGCGCTGGCGCGGGCCGCAACGGGTGTGAATGTCTGCGTCGTCTCGGGCGGCGATCCGGGCGTCTTCGCCATGGCGGCGGCGGTCTGCGAGGCCATCGATGCCGGGCCGGAGGAATGGAAGTCCGTCGATCTCGTCGTGGTGCCGGGCGTCACGGCCATGCTGGCGGTCGCGGCACGCATCGGCGCGCCGCTCGGTCATGATTTCTGTGCCATCTCGCTCTCGGACAACCTGAAGCCCTGGGAGATCATCGAGAGGCGGCTGCGCATGGTCGCCGAAGCCGGCCTCGTAATCGCGCTCTACAACCCGATCAGCAAGGCACGGCCCTGGCAGCTTGGCAAGGCCTTCGAGATTTTGCGAGAGGTCCTGCCGGGTGAGACACCCGTCATCTTCGGCCGCGCGGCGGGCCGGCCGGACGAGCGCATGCTGGTCATGCCGCTCGGAGAAGCAGAGGCGGAGCGCGCCGACATGGCGACCTGTGTCGTCATCGGCTCGCCGGAAACCCGCGTCATCGCGCGGCCGGACCTGCCGGACCTCGTCTATACGCCGCGCTTCCTGAAGGCGCCGAGCAAATGA
- a CDS encoding cobalt-precorrin-6A reductase, which yields MDKRRILILGGATEARDLAARLARRTDLAVTLSLAGRTLDPAPQPVPVRSGGFGGAEGLAAYLRGETIDLLIDATHPFARQISANAGIASKAAGIPLLRLERLGWEETDGDRWTRVTSIAEAVTALGGEPRRVFLAIGRQEAKAFDAAPQHHYLVRSVDPVDPPLDAPDVEYLLARGPFAVEAEVALLRDRRIDVIVSKNSGGDATYGKIVAARILSLPVLLVERAAAGDGHRAGTVEEALRLADHLLGAFRKRGV from the coding sequence ATGGACAAGAGACGCATCCTCATACTGGGCGGCGCGACCGAGGCCCGGGACCTTGCGGCCCGGCTTGCTAGGCGAACCGATCTCGCCGTCACGCTGTCGCTCGCCGGCCGCACGCTCGATCCCGCGCCGCAGCCCGTGCCGGTGCGCAGCGGAGGGTTCGGCGGCGCAGAGGGACTTGCCGCCTATCTGCGCGGCGAAACCATCGATCTGCTCATCGACGCCACTCATCCTTTCGCAAGACAGATTTCCGCCAATGCCGGCATCGCCAGTAAGGCGGCCGGTATCCCCCTGCTGCGGCTGGAGCGCCTCGGCTGGGAAGAAACGGACGGCGACCGCTGGACGCGTGTCACTTCTATTGCCGAGGCGGTGACTGCGCTGGGTGGGGAGCCGCGCCGCGTCTTCCTCGCCATCGGCCGGCAGGAGGCCAAGGCCTTCGACGCCGCGCCGCAGCACCACTATCTCGTGCGCAGCGTCGATCCCGTCGATCCGCCGCTCGATGCACCCGATGTGGAGTACTTGCTCGCCCGCGGCCCCTTCGCCGTCGAGGCAGAGGTGGCGCTGCTGCGGGATCGCCGCATCGACGTCATCGTCAGCAAGAATTCCGGCGGTGACGCCACCTATGGCAAGATCGTCGCCGCGCGCATCCTCAGCCTGCCCGTCCTTCTGGTCGAGCGGGCGGCGGCGGGCGATGGTCATCGCGCCGGGACGGTCGAGGAGGCGTTGCGGCTTGCCGATCATTTGCTCGGCGCCTTCAGGAAGCGCGGCGTATAG
- a CDS encoding LysR family transcriptional regulator produces the protein MMTLEQLRIFVAVAEREHLTQAAEALHLTPSAVSSAIRVLEERYGIALFHRTGRRIELTEAGLAFLPEAKATLARATSADLFLTEIGGLKRGTLAIAASQTVVGYWLPPLLLRFHEAYPAIDIRIVGGNTEQAAEAVLEGRAELGIIEGEVDHPALSQRIVARDRVLVVAPAGHAFAGRPVTPDELTQARWVLREPGSGTRSALTSALDETALDIALSLPSNEAVRSAVLAGNALTAVSEYVVRDDLATGRLAPVAFDLPERAFRLLRHKERYRSKAALAFEKLL, from the coding sequence ATGATGACGCTGGAACAGCTCCGCATCTTCGTCGCCGTGGCGGAGCGGGAACATCTCACCCAGGCCGCCGAGGCGCTGCATCTCACGCCGTCGGCGGTAAGCTCGGCAATCCGCGTGCTGGAAGAGCGCTACGGCATCGCCCTCTTCCACCGGACAGGCCGACGGATCGAGCTGACGGAAGCGGGGCTCGCCTTCCTGCCCGAAGCGAAAGCGACGCTGGCGCGCGCGACAAGCGCCGACCTCTTCCTCACCGAGATCGGCGGCCTGAAGCGCGGCACGCTCGCCATCGCCGCAAGCCAGACGGTGGTCGGCTACTGGCTGCCGCCGCTCCTTCTGCGCTTCCACGAGGCCTATCCGGCGATCGATATCCGCATAGTGGGCGGCAATACGGAACAGGCGGCCGAGGCCGTTCTGGAGGGGCGGGCGGAACTGGGCATCATCGAGGGTGAAGTGGACCACCCCGCCCTGTCACAGCGCATCGTCGCCCGCGACCGGGTGCTCGTCGTCGCCCCTGCCGGCCATGCCTTCGCCGGCAGGCCCGTCACGCCAGATGAGCTGACGCAGGCACGCTGGGTGCTGCGCGAACCCGGCTCCGGTACCCGCAGCGCGCTGACCTCGGCGCTGGACGAAACGGCGCTGGATATCGCCCTGTCGCTGCCCTCCAACGAGGCGGTGCGTAGCGCCGTGCTTGCCGGAAACGCCCTGACGGCCGTTTCGGAATATGTGGTGCGGGACGATCTTGCGACCGGCCGCCTCGCACCCGTCGCCTTCGACCTGCCCGAGCGCGCCTTCCGCTTGCTGCGGCACAAGGAGCGCTACCGCTCCAAGGCCGCGCTCGCCTTCGAAAAGCTGCTTTAG
- the cbiE gene encoding precorrin-6y C5,15-methyltransferase (decarboxylating) subunit CbiE produces MPDPAPPWLTIVGIGEDGLAGLGDEAKAAIAAAVLVFGGARHLELADAAIHGERHVWLSPFERSVEAVLAARGRPVAVLASGDPFFYGVGVTLCRRISRAEMRVFPAPSSFSLAAARMGWALQDTACVSLHGRPIDLIRPHLHPGSRILALTSDSDGPAALAALLAESGFGASCLTVLEALGGARERVSSHRADRFALADADMLNVCAVEVAAGEGARILALTPGLDDSLFEHDGQITKREVRALTLSVLAPRRGALLWDIGAGSGSIGIEWMLADPSLRAIAVEGHPERAARIRRNARGFGVPGLSVVEGAAPAALAGLAAPDAIFIGGGGSEAGVVEAALSGLKPGGRLVANAVTTEMEAVLLAHHARLGGSLVRIDIARASPVGRMTGWRPAMPVTQWSWVKPAKQTEG; encoded by the coding sequence ATGCCTGATCCAGCTCCCCCGTGGCTCACCATCGTCGGCATCGGCGAGGATGGTCTAGCCGGTCTCGGCGACGAGGCCAAGGCCGCCATCGCTGCGGCTGTTCTGGTCTTCGGTGGCGCGCGGCATCTGGAGCTTGCCGATGCGGCGATCCATGGTGAAAGACACGTCTGGCTGAGCCCCTTCGAGCGTTCCGTGGAGGCGGTGCTGGCGGCGCGGGGGCGCCCCGTCGCGGTGCTCGCCTCGGGCGATCCCTTCTTCTACGGCGTCGGCGTCACGCTTTGCAGGCGCATTTCGCGGGCGGAAATGCGGGTCTTCCCCGCGCCCTCCTCCTTCAGCCTCGCTGCCGCGCGCATGGGCTGGGCGTTGCAGGATACAGCGTGTGTTTCCCTGCACGGCCGTCCCATCGACCTCATCCGTCCGCATCTCCATCCCGGCAGCCGCATCCTCGCGCTGACCTCGGATAGCGATGGCCCGGCGGCGCTCGCGGCCCTTCTGGCCGAAAGCGGCTTTGGCGCATCGTGCCTCACCGTGCTGGAAGCGCTGGGCGGTGCGCGGGAACGGGTGAGCAGCCATCGGGCGGATCGATTTGCGCTTGCGGATGCGGACATGCTCAATGTCTGCGCCGTGGAAGTGGCGGCCGGCGAGGGCGCGCGCATCCTCGCCCTCACGCCCGGCCTCGATGACAGCCTTTTCGAGCATGATGGCCAGATCACCAAGCGCGAGGTCCGCGCGCTGACGCTCTCGGTGCTCGCGCCCCGGCGCGGCGCGCTTCTGTGGGATATCGGCGCGGGGTCCGGTTCCATCGGCATCGAATGGATGCTGGCCGATCCCTCGCTTCGGGCGATTGCCGTCGAGGGTCACCCGGAGCGCGCCGCCCGCATTCGCCGTAATGCGCGAGGCTTCGGCGTGCCGGGGCTTTCCGTCGTGGAAGGCGCCGCGCCGGCGGCGCTGGCCGGGCTTGCCGCGCCGGACGCCATCTTCATCGGCGGCGGCGGCAGCGAGGCGGGGGTGGTGGAAGCCGCGCTTTCCGGCCTGAAACCCGGCGGACGGCTTGTCGCCAATGCTGTGACGACGGAAATGGAGGCCGTGCTTCTGGCCCATCATGCCCGGCTCGGCGGTTCGCTGGTCCGCATCGATATCGCGCGGGCCTCGCCCGTCGGCCGGATGACCGGCTGGCGGCCGGCCATGCCGGTGACGCAATGGAGCTGGGTGAAGCCGGCTAAACAAACTGAGGGATGA
- a CDS encoding YeiH family protein: MEKTPKKHSILGIRALAPGVLLSALVSGLALVAERLELTLTGGAWIEALVLAILIGAVVRLFLRRPETFESGIAFSAKYFLEVAIVLLGAGVSAAAIAGMGLPLIGAIAAVVAVSLIASYGIGRGLGLSRRVALLVACGNSICGNSAIAATAPVIHADAEDVASSIAFTAVLGMATVLLLPALVPLLGLSATGYGVMAGMTVYAVPQVLAATAPVSALSIQIGTFVKLVRVLMLGPVIFVLSLASGKAGGRRPALHRLVPWFILGFLAMLFARSVGLIDAGLAGGMSKAATVLTILSMAALGLGIDLRRVLRAGPRVTVAVVLSLGVLVVASYAMVLLLNLATA, from the coding sequence ATGGAAAAAACACCCAAAAAACATTCGATCCTTGGAATTCGCGCTTTGGCGCCCGGCGTGCTGCTCTCGGCGCTGGTGTCCGGCCTCGCGCTCGTTGCCGAGCGGCTCGAACTCACGTTGACGGGCGGCGCATGGATCGAGGCGCTGGTGCTGGCGATCCTTATCGGCGCGGTCGTTCGTCTCTTCCTGCGCCGGCCGGAGACCTTCGAGTCGGGCATCGCCTTTTCGGCTAAGTATTTTCTGGAAGTCGCCATCGTTCTGCTCGGCGCGGGTGTCAGCGCGGCGGCGATTGCCGGCATGGGCCTGCCCCTGATCGGCGCCATTGCGGCGGTGGTGGCCGTGTCCTTGATCGCCAGCTATGGAATCGGTCGGGGGCTCGGGCTTTCACGCCGTGTCGCGCTGCTGGTCGCCTGCGGCAATTCGATCTGCGGCAATTCCGCAATTGCCGCGACGGCGCCGGTCATCCATGCGGATGCGGAGGATGTCGCCTCGTCCATCGCATTTACGGCGGTGCTCGGCATGGCGACGGTGCTGCTGCTGCCGGCGCTCGTGCCGCTGCTCGGCCTGTCGGCGACGGGCTACGGCGTGATGGCGGGCATGACGGTCTATGCGGTGCCGCAGGTTCTGGCGGCGACCGCCCCGGTCTCTGCCCTCAGCATCCAGATCGGCACCTTCGTCAAGCTGGTGCGGGTGCTGATGCTCGGGCCGGTCATCTTCGTGCTGTCGCTCGCCTCCGGCAAGGCGGGCGGCCGCCGGCCGGCGCTTCATCGGCTGGTGCCCTGGTTCATCCTCGGCTTCCTCGCCATGCTTTTCGCGCGCAGCGTCGGCCTCATCGATGCCGGACTTGCCGGGGGCATGAGCAAGGCCGCCACCGTGCTGACGATCCTTTCCATGGCCGCGCTCGGCCTAGGCATCGATCTGCGGCGCGTTCTGCGTGCCGGGCCGCGGGTGACGGTGGCGGTCGTGCTGTCGCTCGGCGTGCTGGTCGTCGCCAGCTACGCCATGGTGCTTCTCCTCAACCTCGCGACGGCCTGA
- the cobM gene encoding precorrin-4 C(11)-methyltransferase encodes MTVHFIGAGPGAADLITVRGRDLIGKCPVCLYAGSIVSPELLQYCPPGARIVDTAPMSLDEIEAEYVRAAAAGEDVARLHSGDLSVWSAVAEQIRRLEKHGIAYTMTPGVPSFAAAASALGRELTIPAVAQSLVLTRVSGRASPMPNRETLEGFGATGATLAIHLAIHALDKVVEDLTPLYGADCPVAIVVKASWPDERVVRGTLADIAGKVAQEPIERTALIFVGRTLAAEDFRESSLYDPAYQRRFRGRGD; translated from the coding sequence ATGACCGTTCACTTCATCGGCGCCGGTCCGGGCGCTGCCGATCTCATCACCGTGCGCGGCCGCGATCTCATTGGCAAATGTCCGGTCTGCCTCTATGCCGGCTCCATCGTCTCGCCGGAACTGCTGCAATATTGCCCGCCGGGTGCGCGTATCGTCGATACGGCGCCGATGTCGCTCGACGAGATTGAAGCCGAATATGTCCGCGCCGCGGCTGCGGGCGAGGATGTGGCGCGCCTCCATTCCGGCGACCTTTCGGTCTGGAGCGCCGTCGCCGAGCAGATCCGCCGGCTGGAAAAGCATGGCATCGCCTATACGATGACGCCGGGCGTGCCCTCCTTTGCCGCCGCCGCCTCGGCGCTCGGCCGCGAACTCACCATTCCGGCCGTTGCGCAGAGCCTCGTGCTCACCCGCGTCTCCGGCCGCGCCTCGCCCATGCCGAACCGCGAGACGCTGGAAGGTTTTGGCGCGACGGGGGCGACGCTGGCGATCCATCTCGCCATCCATGCGCTCGACAAGGTCGTGGAAGACCTGACGCCGCTCTACGGGGCCGATTGCCCGGTCGCCATCGTGGTCAAGGCGTCCTGGCCGGACGAGCGGGTCGTGCGCGGCACGCTGGCCGATATCGCGGGGAAGGTCGCGCAAGAGCCTATCGAGCGCACGGCGCTGATCTTTGTCGGCCGCACGCTGGCTGCGGAGGATTTTCGCGAAAGCTCGCTTTACGATCCTGCCTATCAGCGCCGCTTCCGCGGCCGCGGCGACTAG